One window from the genome of Candidatus Didemnitutus sp. encodes:
- a CDS encoding glycine C-acetyltransferase — MNSAYYDHLRKTLGEIDAAGLYKRERIITTHQTAHIAVASGQKVLNMCANNYLGLADSPELIAAARDSLDRWGYGLASVRFICGTQQLHKDLEAAISRFLGTEDTILYSSCFDANGGLFETLLGAEDAVISDELNHASIIDGVRLCKAQRYRYKNNNLEDLETKLKEADANKARFKLIATDGVFSMDGFIANLQGICDLADKYGALVMVDDSHSVGFMGKTGRGTHEHCGVMGRVDVFTGTLGKALGGASGGYTSGKKEIIDLLRQRSRPYLFSNTIAPTIAAASIKCLEILGRSTALRDKLEDNTRFFREGLAKAGLTIKPGTHPIVPVMLGDAALSQKFAAKMLEKGVYVIGFFYPVVPQGAARIRTQVSAAHSKDDLAFAIEQFAATKRELGL; from the coding sequence CACCAGACCGCCCACATCGCCGTCGCGAGCGGCCAGAAGGTGCTCAACATGTGCGCGAACAACTACCTCGGCCTCGCCGACAGCCCCGAGCTCATCGCCGCCGCGCGCGACTCCCTCGACCGCTGGGGCTACGGCCTCGCCTCGGTCCGCTTCATCTGCGGCACGCAGCAGCTGCACAAGGACCTCGAGGCCGCGATCTCCCGGTTCCTCGGCACCGAGGACACCATTCTCTACTCGTCCTGCTTCGACGCCAACGGCGGCCTCTTCGAAACGCTGCTCGGTGCGGAGGACGCCGTGATCTCCGACGAGTTGAACCACGCCTCGATCATCGACGGCGTCCGCCTCTGCAAGGCGCAACGCTACCGCTACAAGAACAACAACCTCGAAGACCTCGAAACGAAGCTCAAGGAAGCCGACGCCAACAAAGCCCGCTTCAAGCTCATCGCCACCGACGGCGTGTTCTCGATGGACGGCTTCATCGCCAATCTCCAGGGCATCTGCGATCTCGCGGACAAATACGGCGCGCTCGTCATGGTCGACGACTCGCACTCCGTCGGTTTCATGGGCAAGACCGGCCGCGGCACGCACGAACACTGCGGTGTCATGGGCCGCGTCGACGTCTTCACCGGCACGCTCGGCAAGGCCCTCGGCGGCGCCAGCGGCGGCTACACCTCCGGCAAAAAGGAAATCATCGATCTGCTCCGCCAGCGGTCGCGCCCGTATCTCTTCTCCAACACCATCGCGCCGACCATCGCCGCCGCGTCGATCAAGTGCCTTGAAATCCTCGGCCGCTCCACGGCGCTGCGCGACAAACTCGAGGACAACACCCGCTTCTTCCGCGAAGGCCTCGCGAAGGCCGGCCTCACCATCAAACCCGGCACGCACCCGATCGTGCCCGTGATGCTCGGCGACGCCGCGCTCTCGCAGAAATTCGCCGCCAAGATGCTCGAGAAAGGCGTCTACGTGATCGGCTTCTTCTACCCCGTCGTCCCGCAAGGCGCCGCGCGCATCCGCACCCAAGTCTCCGCCGCGCACAGCAAGGACGACCTCGCGTTCGCGATCGAGCAATTCGCCGCCACCAAGCGCGAGCTCGGACTCTGA